One part of the Anaeromyxobacter sp. Fw109-5 genome encodes these proteins:
- a CDS encoding uracil-DNA glycosylase family protein, with translation MNATEQLRRDILREYAASVGLPANANYISGAPLRPVVPLDTGSEVFIIGAYPSARFGVMNGERDVPMADNLGPFEPERYYDGERVREQNSAAELEKGYLAPLGIERDRCWVTDLVKVFLFKEGHRDKYARLGGTPPAGYEREKFEELGDKSLRWIEDELKLSKPKLVITLGAEVAGIVTRTSGVAARTRLLGGDVRRLRIGDVEVDVAHLPHPGIVMREAKDAGAATNPWPERNKGFVAVLGTWLRDQGC, from the coding sequence ATGAACGCCACCGAACAGCTTCGCCGAGACATCCTCCGCGAGTACGCCGCCAGCGTCGGCCTGCCCGCAAACGCGAACTACATCAGCGGTGCGCCGCTCCGCCCGGTGGTGCCGCTCGACACCGGCAGCGAGGTCTTCATCATCGGCGCGTACCCTTCCGCGCGGTTCGGCGTGATGAACGGCGAGCGCGACGTCCCCATGGCCGACAATCTCGGGCCGTTCGAGCCGGAGCGGTACTACGACGGTGAGCGCGTGCGGGAGCAGAACTCGGCGGCAGAACTGGAGAAGGGCTACCTCGCGCCCCTCGGGATCGAGCGCGACAGGTGCTGGGTCACGGACCTGGTGAAGGTCTTCCTGTTCAAGGAGGGCCACCGCGACAAGTACGCCAGGCTCGGTGGCACGCCGCCCGCGGGCTACGAGCGCGAGAAGTTCGAGGAGCTCGGGGACAAGTCTCTCCGCTGGATCGAGGACGAACTGAAGCTGTCGAAGCCGAAGCTCGTCATCACGCTAGGCGCCGAGGTGGCGGGCATCGTCACGAGGACCAGCGGCGTCGCCGCACGGACTCGGCTCCTCGGTGGAGACGTTCGACGCCTGCGGATCGGCGACGTGGAGGTCGACGTCGCCCACCTCCCGCACCCCGGCATCGTCATGCGCGAGGCGAAGGACGCCGGCGCGGCGACGAACCCGTGGCCCGAGCGGAACAAGGGGTTCGTGGCCGTTCTTGGTACCTGGCTACGTGACCAAGGGTGCTGA
- a CDS encoding ATP-binding protein: MAEHTFMNPEIGEWAKRVMARAEDPQYQENVRRLAAEDAEIAEAHADFARRRRFVEGSVPQAFWESVQNPDNTEALAAVRHHLAVAPPECVFLSLAGPRGRGKSTALAWAVTEHGGLFVEAHALVRLGMFDRIWRDAPDVPVLALDEIGAEYLNDGYRASLYELLNRRFSNNRKTIIATNLDAAAFKARYCPDANDRLAERIAKGGRWVNLPGESMRRNWREV, translated from the coding sequence ATGGCCGAGCACACCTTCATGAACCCGGAGATCGGGGAGTGGGCCAAGCGCGTCATGGCGCGCGCCGAGGACCCGCAGTACCAAGAGAACGTCCGCCGTCTCGCCGCGGAAGACGCCGAGATCGCCGAGGCCCACGCCGACTTCGCGCGGCGGCGCAGGTTCGTCGAGGGCAGCGTCCCGCAGGCCTTCTGGGAGTCCGTGCAGAACCCCGACAACACGGAGGCGCTCGCGGCCGTGAGGCACCACCTCGCAGTCGCCCCGCCGGAGTGCGTCTTCCTCTCGCTGGCCGGCCCGCGCGGGCGCGGGAAGTCGACGGCGCTCGCATGGGCCGTGACCGAGCACGGCGGCCTGTTCGTCGAGGCCCACGCGCTCGTACGCCTCGGGATGTTCGATCGGATCTGGCGCGACGCCCCGGACGTTCCTGTTCTCGCCCTGGACGAGATCGGCGCCGAGTACCTGAACGACGGCTACCGGGCCTCGCTGTACGAGCTGCTCAACAGGCGGTTCTCGAACAACCGCAAGACGATCATCGCGACGAACCTGGACGCCGCCGCGTTCAAGGCGCGGTACTGCCCGGACGCGAACGATCGGCTCGCCGAGCGGATCGCCAAGGGCGGGCGCTGGGTCAACCTGCCCGGTGAGTCGATGCGCCGGAACTGGCGGGAGGTCTAG
- a CDS encoding DUF6572 domain-containing protein, which yields MTQYARRYMSIAETDSIDIVAARPDSDVVQLVIADHLAWDDIDAHTRQLQAKINTYIAFVESGQLSRLKEPAIPPSPIIRIVIAAQHTPPTAASDFLDRARAFLAGINIGLEVNAKYSGE from the coding sequence GTGACCCAGTACGCGAGGCGCTACATGAGCATTGCCGAAACCGACTCCATCGACATCGTCGCCGCACGTCCAGACAGCGACGTCGTGCAGTTGGTGATCGCAGATCACCTCGCGTGGGACGACATCGACGCCCACACTCGCCAGCTCCAAGCAAAGATCAACACGTACATCGCCTTCGTCGAGTCGGGCCAGCTGTCCAGGCTGAAGGAGCCAGCCATCCCGCCGTCACCCATCATCCGCATCGTGATCGCGGCGCAGCACACGCCACCGACGGCCGCCTCAGACTTCCTGGACCGCGCACGCGCGTTCCTGGCCGGAATCAACATCGGGCTGGAGGTGAACGCGAAGTACAGCGGGGAGTAG
- a CDS encoding abortive infection family protein has protein sequence MAAQVLTSVPFEVRDAIDVFGETVPLLYAVAPVAAYERLRRAAETPSGALAFRLIAQVACELGVDVHFVAADVMAQTAADLAEASRALAPLEIKRLVNQWIGVAGGYLGDFSYSTHEAFYADLGLPIEPSGMEGTTRSRFMQILAANDPRTQAKILEGILAKYPPGSPVPDGSSAARTPEMHSELLGWISRLRGTDPVPAPRLATTSAVVERALRDAEELLNRNGPTSCVDRVHTALHGYLREVCGSAGLDAPADASLPLLLKTLRERHPSFTAPSPRFDDISAVLRSLGSIVDKLNPIRNNATVAHPNAELLPPAEAMLVVNAVRTILHYVEAKLAPIA, from the coding sequence ATGGCGGCCCAGGTTCTCACGAGTGTGCCGTTCGAGGTCAGGGACGCGATCGACGTGTTCGGCGAGACCGTCCCCTTGCTGTACGCGGTCGCGCCCGTGGCGGCATATGAACGGCTGCGCCGAGCTGCCGAGACGCCTTCGGGGGCTCTCGCTTTTCGGCTCATCGCCCAGGTGGCGTGCGAGCTGGGGGTAGACGTCCACTTCGTCGCCGCCGACGTCATGGCCCAGACCGCGGCCGACCTCGCGGAAGCGTCGCGCGCGCTGGCGCCGCTCGAGATCAAGCGGCTCGTGAACCAATGGATCGGCGTCGCCGGGGGCTACCTCGGGGACTTCTCATACAGCACGCACGAGGCGTTCTACGCCGACCTCGGGTTGCCGATCGAGCCGTCGGGCATGGAGGGGACGACGCGCTCGAGGTTCATGCAGATCCTCGCGGCGAACGACCCGCGGACGCAGGCGAAGATCCTCGAGGGGATCCTGGCGAAGTATCCGCCGGGCAGCCCCGTCCCGGACGGAAGCAGCGCGGCCCGCACCCCCGAGATGCACTCCGAGCTCCTCGGCTGGATCTCGCGCCTGCGCGGAACCGATCCGGTTCCGGCTCCTCGCTTGGCGACCACGAGCGCCGTGGTGGAGCGGGCGCTGCGCGACGCCGAGGAGCTGCTCAATCGCAACGGGCCGACGAGCTGCGTGGACCGCGTGCATACGGCCTTGCACGGCTACCTCCGGGAGGTCTGCGGCTCCGCGGGCCTGGACGCACCCGCAGACGCTTCCCTGCCGCTCCTCCTGAAAACTCTGCGGGAGCGACACCCGTCGTTCACGGCGCCTAGCCCGAGGTTCGACGACATCTCGGCGGTGCTCCGGTCGCTCGGGTCGATCGTGGACAAGCTCAACCCGATTCGGAACAACGCGACCGTCGCGCACCCGAACGCCGAGTTGCTGCCGCCGGCCGAGGCGATGCTCGTGGTCAACGCCGTGCGCACCATCCTCCACTACGTCGAGGCCAAGCTCGCGCCGATCGCGTAG
- a CDS encoding restriction endonuclease, producing MPVPDYESFMLPLLRAVGDGDEHHVRDVRDRLAAEFNLTAQERAEMLPSGKQSVFDNRVGWAKTYLDKAGLISSVRRGVYQITKEGRSVLTERPREITKSYLERFEPFREFLTLRHNGDVDESSFSPSTDPTETPEEQLEVAYRRIRQKTEADVLAAVKTASPQFFEKLVIELLVKMGYGGTIADAGEALGRTGDGGIDGVIKEDKLGLDAIYVQAKRWQNTVGRPDIQGFAGSLLGRRGRKGVFITTSAFSKEAREYVGQIEAKIILIDGATLAGLMVDHDVGVNTVETYAVKRVDSDYFSEE from the coding sequence ATGCCGGTACCGGACTACGAGTCGTTCATGCTGCCCCTGCTGCGAGCCGTCGGCGACGGCGACGAACACCACGTTCGCGACGTCCGAGATCGCCTCGCGGCGGAGTTCAACCTCACCGCCCAGGAGCGCGCGGAGATGCTGCCGAGCGGCAAGCAGAGCGTGTTCGACAATCGCGTCGGCTGGGCGAAGACGTACCTCGACAAGGCCGGCCTCATCTCCTCCGTGAGGCGCGGCGTGTACCAGATCACCAAGGAGGGCCGCTCCGTCCTGACGGAGCGCCCGAGGGAGATCACGAAGAGCTACTTGGAGCGGTTCGAGCCGTTCCGCGAGTTCCTCACCCTGCGCCACAACGGCGACGTCGACGAGAGCAGCTTCTCGCCCTCGACGGACCCGACCGAGACGCCCGAGGAGCAACTCGAAGTCGCCTACCGGCGCATCCGGCAGAAGACCGAGGCCGACGTGCTCGCGGCCGTGAAGACCGCCTCGCCGCAGTTCTTCGAGAAGCTCGTGATCGAGCTGCTCGTCAAGATGGGCTACGGCGGCACCATCGCGGATGCCGGAGAGGCGCTCGGGCGGACGGGCGACGGCGGGATCGACGGCGTCATCAAGGAGGACAAGCTCGGCCTGGACGCAATCTACGTCCAGGCGAAGCGGTGGCAGAACACCGTGGGCCGGCCCGACATCCAGGGGTTCGCGGGCAGCCTCCTCGGCCGGCGCGGGCGAAAGGGCGTCTTCATCACGACATCGGCGTTCTCGAAGGAGGCTCGGGAGTACGTGGGGCAGATCGAGGCGAAGATCATCCTCATCGACGGCGCGACCCTGGCCGGCCTCATGGTGGACCACGACGTCGGCGTGAACACGGTCGAGACGTACGCGGTGAAGCGCGTCGACAGCGACTACTTCTCCGAGGAGTAG
- a CDS encoding IS256-like element ISAnsp14 family transposase — MNEVAELELPTQENVQADLRTVFQGAVRLALETVLEEVVRDMIGARRWQRLGSRKDLRNGTYLRRLLTTMGAIDLAVPRTRENGSPIDVVGRYRRRAAEVDAGIVSAYVSGASTRDVGRITEALMGEQVSRSTVSRVTKTLDEKVNELRKAPIAGPIPYLFLDATFLDARWARTVENVSALVAYGIGLDGKRQLLAVTIGAEESEDSWSDLLAQLTERGLSGVHLVVADAHAGLAKAVRKHIPEAPLQRCTVHLQRNVLAKAPQRLRARLAKAVTHVFEAPSKAEAKKRVEALAAGLGRQVPEAIACLEAGFEAATHFYAFPREHWHRIRSTNGLERLHGEIKRRTRAVGAFPDRASALRLVTAVALQVTAIWSDRRYLDMDLLPESMQFAA; from the coding sequence ATGAACGAGGTTGCCGAGCTTGAGCTGCCCACGCAAGAGAACGTCCAGGCCGATCTGCGAACCGTCTTCCAGGGGGCCGTCCGGCTCGCGCTGGAGACGGTGCTGGAAGAGGTCGTCCGGGACATGATCGGCGCCCGCCGCTGGCAGCGTCTCGGCTCGCGAAAGGACTTGCGGAACGGCACGTACCTGCGGCGCCTGCTCACGACCATGGGCGCGATCGACCTGGCGGTGCCGAGGACCCGCGAGAACGGCTCGCCGATCGACGTAGTCGGTCGCTACCGCCGGCGCGCCGCCGAGGTCGACGCCGGCATCGTGAGCGCCTACGTCTCCGGCGCGTCGACCCGCGACGTCGGCAGGATCACCGAGGCGCTGATGGGCGAGCAGGTGAGCCGCTCGACCGTGAGCCGGGTGACGAAGACGCTGGACGAGAAGGTGAACGAGCTCCGCAAGGCGCCGATCGCTGGCCCGATCCCGTACCTGTTCCTCGACGCCACCTTCCTCGACGCCCGCTGGGCGCGGACGGTCGAGAACGTCTCTGCGCTCGTCGCGTACGGCATCGGCCTGGACGGCAAGCGGCAGCTTCTCGCCGTGACCATCGGCGCGGAGGAGTCCGAGGACTCGTGGAGCGACCTCCTGGCGCAGCTCACCGAGCGGGGCCTCTCGGGCGTCCACCTCGTCGTCGCGGACGCCCACGCCGGCCTCGCGAAGGCGGTCCGCAAGCACATCCCCGAGGCGCCGCTCCAGCGGTGCACGGTCCACCTCCAGCGGAACGTGCTCGCGAAGGCGCCCCAGCGCCTCCGAGCGCGGCTGGCGAAGGCCGTCACGCACGTATTCGAGGCACCGAGCAAGGCGGAGGCGAAGAAGCGGGTCGAGGCGCTCGCCGCTGGCCTTGGCAGGCAGGTGCCGGAGGCGATCGCGTGCCTCGAGGCCGGCTTCGAGGCGGCGACTCACTTCTACGCCTTCCCCCGCGAGCACTGGCACCGCATACGCTCGACGAACGGGCTTGAGCGGCTCCACGGCGAGATCAAGCGCCGCACGCGGGCGGTGGGCGCCTTCCCGGACCGGGCCAGCGCCCTCCGGCTCGTCACCGCCGTCGCGCTCCAGGTCACCGCCATCTGGAGCGACCGCCGCTACCTCGACATGGACCTGCTCCCGGAATCGATGCAGTTTGCGGCGTGA
- a CDS encoding DUF2399 domain-containing protein, which yields MNGCRLCGGACVGADLGPLLVPRLAWLWEQVAAAADRRGDPALASGILDIRAPTEPDPRAAAGGLLGGRGLRAGQSRRVDLSDLADRLRVRGPLLTPGAVAAHAMGRALATRARAEADRTDGERRLYEAFVETLSAKSPRVAGGLDREVVWAALRRNGWVARLLSAPDASSLLQRVNGVLAALPPDTACVDRRRLASDVTGDPHGLDGGTPLAGLTLAILAASGTIMPRQRPRSAWAEIGVECDDVTGGLVAVGMIPEGWNVPAGAAITLSPRVLSRCEWPRTGEGERWVFVTENPSVAAAAADLADDCDVRLLCTDGTPSRREIDAIARLAAAGWRVAVRADFDEAGLGHVAAVLAAVPAATPWRMAAGDYLSSVPADVAAGTRLDVDRLPEAPWDARLTETMRATGAAAYEEALLPLLMQDLRVGAPPAMDGAEAPAITAAPTP from the coding sequence ATGAACGGCTGCCGCCTGTGCGGCGGCGCGTGCGTCGGTGCCGACCTCGGGCCGCTGTTGGTCCCGCGCCTCGCGTGGCTGTGGGAGCAGGTCGCGGCGGCGGCGGATCGGCGTGGCGACCCGGCGCTCGCGTCTGGGATCCTGGACATCCGCGCGCCGACTGAGCCGGACCCGCGCGCCGCCGCCGGCGGACTCCTTGGAGGACGCGGGCTCAGGGCCGGTCAGTCGCGGCGAGTGGACCTGTCGGATCTCGCTGACAGGCTGCGCGTGCGGGGCCCGCTCCTCACCCCCGGTGCCGTCGCCGCGCACGCGATGGGGCGCGCGCTCGCCACGCGGGCGAGGGCGGAAGCGGACCGGACCGACGGCGAGCGGCGCCTTTACGAGGCGTTCGTGGAGACGCTGTCGGCGAAGTCGCCGCGCGTCGCGGGTGGCCTTGACCGCGAGGTCGTCTGGGCGGCCCTGCGGCGCAACGGCTGGGTCGCGAGGCTCCTCTCCGCGCCGGACGCGTCCTCGCTGCTCCAGCGCGTGAACGGCGTGTTGGCGGCCCTCCCTCCGGACACGGCTTGCGTCGATCGCCGCAGGCTCGCGTCCGACGTGACCGGAGATCCTCACGGCCTCGACGGTGGGACCCCGTTGGCTGGCCTGACGCTCGCGATCCTGGCGGCGAGCGGAACAATAATGCCACGGCAGCGACCGCGTTCCGCGTGGGCCGAAATCGGCGTGGAGTGCGACGACGTAACGGGTGGTCTTGTCGCCGTTGGGATGATCCCGGAGGGCTGGAACGTACCCGCTGGTGCGGCGATCACACTCTCGCCGCGTGTTCTGAGTCGCTGCGAGTGGCCGCGAACGGGGGAGGGCGAGCGATGGGTCTTCGTTACCGAGAACCCGTCCGTCGCTGCGGCGGCTGCGGATTTGGCGGACGACTGTGACGTCCGGCTTCTCTGTACGGACGGTACTCCGTCGCGACGCGAGATCGACGCCATCGCTCGACTCGCGGCTGCCGGGTGGCGCGTCGCCGTGCGAGCGGACTTCGACGAGGCAGGCCTCGGACACGTCGCGGCGGTGCTCGCGGCGGTTCCCGCGGCGACGCCATGGAGGATGGCGGCCGGGGACTATCTCTCAAGCGTTCCGGCGGACGTCGCCGCTGGCACCAGGCTCGATGTTGATCGCTTGCCCGAGGCGCCGTGGGACGCACGCCTCACCGAGACGATGCGCGCGACAGGCGCGGCAGCGTACGAGGAGGCGCTCCTTCCTTTATTGATGCAAGACCTCCGCGTCGGAGCGCCACCGGCGATGGACGGCGCCGAAGCTCCGGCGATAACGGCGGCGCCGACTCCGTAG
- a CDS encoding AlpA family transcriptional regulator, with translation MANRSAAAAPRHYLTRADVCRRWNISRATSYRMQADGYLRPPVKLGPGIARWSLAEIEEIEARAAEDRSAGVANAAPATERE, from the coding sequence ATGGCGAACCGCTCGGCTGCGGCGGCGCCCCGTCACTACCTGACGCGGGCCGACGTGTGCCGTCGCTGGAACATCTCCCGCGCGACGTCCTACCGGATGCAGGCGGACGGCTACCTCCGTCCGCCCGTGAAGCTCGGCCCCGGCATCGCGCGGTGGTCGCTCGCCGAGATCGAGGAGATCGAGGCGCGAGCCGCCGAGGACCGCTCGGCGGGCGTGGCGAACGCCGCGCCCGCCACGGAGCGCGAGTGA